In the Arachis hypogaea cultivar Tifrunner chromosome 20, arahy.Tifrunner.gnm2.J5K5, whole genome shotgun sequence genome, atattttattttaaaaatattatttatatattaaaattagtgatTAAAATTGATTGTGGCTGATTTTaccccaattttattttaattaaattggcAATTTACTTAATTAAATTGTTTGAACATCAATATTATGTAAATACATTGTTTCCAAATTCAATACGCAATTGCATTGTTTCACTAATCtatataaaccgctactggcagtagcggtttacaggtGTACAGAAACCGCTAGAACCAGCCGCAGTTTACGTGCAAAACGGCTTAGTCATAAACTGCTGCTGCCAGCTGCAGTTTACGTGCGTGCGTGTGTGATAGTAAACCGCTAGAGTCTATAGCGGTTTACGTTAAGCATGCTGAATGGGAGTGCCTATATAAACCATGGAGGGGACAAATGCGGAGAGGTAGAGTGTTATTCACAAATGGAGGGGGAGGATAGTTTTGTGGCTCTGGTTCACTGCTctggaaaaattcaaaagaacaaaaggCATGGTGTAAATTCACAGATAGAGAACCGCTTAGTATTTTATCCGATCATCGAGTACATTGGCAGAGATTAAGCTAAGCATATTACGGAAGCTTGGTACCTGTGGGACGAAGTgggtaaaaaagttattttacaAGATTCCCATAGCCGTTATTTCAACTGGTGTGAGATATGAGACCTTCGTGATAGGGTCGGATGAAGACCTGCAGGTCTTGTTTCACTGCAAGCGTAGTTTTCCGGAGGTGAGGATACCTGAGCTGCTTGCGAAGTTGGAAGATGGTGTGGATAGCTCTGGGGCATCGGCACCGAATCCTCAGTCGACCGCAATCGGTGGTGCCTCGACATCGATGCCTGTGGTAGCAGCGGCAGTTCCGATTCCTGAGCCCAAACATGCTGGGGCTGTTCATGCATATGTGGCTCCTGTTGTGCCTGATTTTGAATTTGATGCCGGACCGGATCGAGTTGAGAATGCGCTGTGTGACGATGATTCGGGTGAAGAGCCGGTCGATATTGGTGGGGACAGTGATGATGATATTCCAAGAGGTACACGTCCAACCTATGGAGGTTCCGGTTCTAGAACACAAGAGTACCCTCCCCACCTGTCTTCTTTGAACTTGGAAGCCATCGGCCAACACCAGAATGTAGATGCAACATTCGATGGGCAGGGGATGCATGATGGGACACCTATGACTGAATTTCAGATTGGCCAATCATTCCAGAGTAAGGAGGATGCCGTGCTGAGCGTAAAAGATTACAGTATTCAGCGTGGAGTTGAGTACAAGGTTATGGAGTCAGACAATCTGAAATACCAAGGGAGATGCAAGGAGTTTGGTAACGGGTGCACGTGGTTGATTCGGATAGTCATGCGGAAAAGGAAGAGCACATGGGAAGTTAGGAGGTACAATGGATCACACACGTGTATGGCCACATCGATGTCGAGCGACCACAAgcagcttgattatcatgtcatCTGTGCGAGAATCTTTCCATTGGTTAAAGTTGATGCGTTCGTGTCGATTAAGGTGTTGCAAGAGGCAACAGAGGCGACATATGGATTTAGGCCTAGTTATCGGAAGGTGtggttggcgaagcagaaggcagtAGCGCAGATATATGGCGATTGGGAGAAGTCATATGCGGATCTGCCTAGATGGATCCTTGGGGTCACATCCACCACGGACGGTTCCGTTGCTCTGCTGAAGACCTCCCCGGTTAGAGCGGGTGACCAAGATGATGAAGATAGAGTCTACTTTCATCCACTAGGCATATGGAACGTGtgcgtctcaggacgccacctctcaaCGAACGCACTAACCAATGGCTCATCCAACCAGAACCATTGGTTGTTTAGCCTGGCCAAATGGTACAATCCAGCCCTCTCTAAATACGGGATGATCCTTTCATGCATGGGCATATTCTGTTGCCGTCTCACACTGTATATACACCTAGTGGGATGCACGGAACATGAAAGAAATACATGGTCCAATTAAATTCTCCTATCCATAAAAAAATTTCCCTatctaacaataacaaattatcttAAACCATCAACAAATGCTGAACCGGTAAATAAATTAATCTATGAACCCTATATAACTAAGCCGTCGAAAAACATGTAAGCTTCAAATTATAGAAACTAATTACGATAgtaaaaataacaaaacacaTACTTCAATAAATAACAGCcagaattataaaaatattataaagctttaaaataaaaaacttcatATCATACAAATATACTAACCGAACTAAAATAAATCACGAACGTCAACTGTCCCTTTCCCTAAACTAAACCAACAAGATGTAGAATAACATTCATTGAAGGGATTTGAAATTCAACTAACTAGTCATATTTATAACTtaacaagaaaaattcaaaacacTAACCCAAACCGATTAAACTAACATCCTAGCATGCGAAGCCTAATTTCAAACTAGAGGGAATAATTTATAAATTCTAGTTCATCTACCTTACATACCATTTTTCTAACTAACAAATGCTAagcctaaaaaaaataattaactaaccTCGTCACCAATAGAACCGGCAATATGCGCAATACCGTTCAGTCGGTACAAGCTCCTGTCTGCCATGATAACTCGCCGAAAGTCGCCGCTGAGATACCTCGGACCCACTCTCAATTTGCTCtgacctctctctagaattttctctctctaaaaaacctCACAACCCCTCCAAATGAATAATCCACGGCTACCACCACGGTTTATATAGGCAGCCAACTACACGTAAACCGCTATAGGCTCTAGCGATTTACGCACGCACACCAACAcacgtaaaccgctgctggcaACAGCGGTTTATGACCAACGCATAACAACGGTTTATGACCAACGCATAATACACGTAAACCGCGGCAGGTACCAGCGGTTCATGAATGAGCTGTTTTGCACGTAAACCGCGGCTGATTGTAACTGTTTCTGTACacctgtaaaccgctactgctagTAGCGGTTTATATAGATACgtgaaacaatgtatttgcgtatTGGATTtggaaacaatgtatttgcgtaatATTAAAAGTGAAACAATTTAATTAAGTAAATTGccctaattaaattaattaatgtcTCATTTATCACTACTCTTGGTTGGACGCTTGAActacattctgcaactttgtCTTCTCAGTTTTATTATCAGGTATGTCTCAGTATCACTTCATTAGTGTCCATGGCTGCATGGTAATGCTGTTAATTTCTCTTCTCACTTTTCAGTTTCAGGATGACGAAAACCAACCAGAAATGTTCCAACGGTGGTGGTAGCGGTAGCACCTGGAACTGGGTTGACCCTGAAGTTTTGAATACCAAGTCAGACATCAACATCGCCAATCTCACCCCCACCAAACTCCTCCAACCAAATCATGCAAGTGTATCATTCGGACACTGCACCGACCTTGACCGTGTTTGTTACGGTTCAGGTGAAGAAGAACAAGAACGGTTCTTCTTCGTGTACAAGGCGCTTTTCACTGATTTGATGCTACCTCTTCCTTTCTCCGATTTCCATATGAGTATCCTCAACAAGATTGACGCAGCTCCTACACAGCTTCACCCTCACGGTTGGGTCTTCGTTCGGTGCTTCGAACTCCTATGCCAGTTTCACAAACTCACCCCTACTGTTCCcactttcttctacttctttcagTTGGTGGAGAAGAAGAAAGGTGCATGGCTTCATATTCATGCTCGTCCAGGTTCACATAAGCTTCTATCTTTGGATTTGAGGTGCTTCCGCTTCAAAAACAATTTCTTCAAAGTCAAGGGGAGTGATGGTGGTAGCTCTGTTCCTTTCTTCATGGATCAGAACAAGAACCCAAAGTTTCCTCTTTTTTGGTCTGAGTTCGTGAAGTTTCCAGATTCGCCTGTGTTTTGGAGCCTCTCTGATTCTGAGAAAGCTTTGGTCACAAAGTTCCAGAAGCTGAAAGCTCCATTCTCTTGTTCCTCTCTCATTAATGGTAACTGCATTTTCATAATCTTATTTTCAATAtttgtatttactttcttgttcataTTATTCCGTTGATCTGATTGTCTAGCTGAGGAGTCAGAGtcggaagaggaagaggaagaagctgAGGAAGTGAAGAAGAAACCGAAGAGGAAGGAGGAAGTACTCACAAGAGAAAGAGCAgcggagaagatgaagaagaagcaaaagGTTTCTGTGGAGAACAGTGCTGCTCCTCTTACTCCTCCTCCTTTGTTTCACGAACAGAACATTGTTGCAGATATTGATATGCAGCATCTGCAAGATTTTGAAGGAGAAGGAAGGGTCCTCTCCCTGTGGGATAGCCGCTTTGATTTCGACCATCACATTCGGCATCACTTGTTATCTAGCCCTGACCAGGACAAGCTCCACCATACCGGCCACGCGGAAGTTGGACGTTTCGTGAAGGCGAATGCACTGAGAATAGCGGCTGCTACTGAGTTCTTGGTAGAGGAGCTGGAAAAGAAGGAGAGGCAACTATGCAGGGTGGTGACTAAGCTGGAGAAGGCGGAGAGGGAGGTTGCTAAGTGTTTGGGGGAGCTTGAGAGGGTAAAGAAGGAGTCTGAGTATACTGAATTGTGTCTTATGAGGGAATGGAAGAAATCTGTGAGAGTGTCATTTCAAAATGCTGTTGATCAGGTCCAATTGGGATTCCCAAAGCTGAATATGGATTCTATTATGTTGGATCCTTTCAAGGTTGTTGAGGGAGATAAGCTGGTGGATATGAAATCAAGAAGGCAAGATGGTGTTTTTGCTGTTTCTTCTGTTCTGTAAGACTCAACCAGCACTTTATGTTACTTCTCTAGTACTTGACTAATCTCTCGGTGTTTTTTGTTCATCAAGTTTAGTATATTAGTAAGCATTTCTTTACTTTTAATCTCCATATGTATTAGGATTTTACAAGTTTTAGTTTCGACGGTTGTTTTGCAGTTCATCAAGCTAGCTTTATGTTTCAAGAATtgcaatatatatgtatattatctCACTCTGCATATACTCTTGTGATGATTACGATTTTGTGATTCCTGCTCTTGGTGCTCAAGTTGGCTTTAATTGTAATATTCCATCACACCCTCTTATTTGAACTAGTGAAGAATTGCTCAACTTTGTCAAGTGTCAATCCACATTTGTCgatcatttttttttcaacaatGCTACTGCATCCATGTATTTCAACTACTGTCAAGAAATGCAACAAGTCACTATGTAGTACTTTTCAAAGAAATGCATCAAGAACTCTGGTTTTTCTTGTCGGCGTGCTCAATTATTCGGTTTCTTTTTTATTATGGGTCTATCTAATGCTCACTTATTCATGCCATCCCACTAGCTCCGGTTACGCGAATGAAATCAGCACACTGCTTGCTTGATTAACTAGCAaagtttttgtttgattctgtaTTTCTGTCCCTATCACTTGGATTCTAGCCAACTTTTTACCTTATAAACTATCGTCACGATCTTATTGAATGAAGCAAAAACATCATGAACACTCTATGTTGAGTAAAATAGAAACAAACATGGACCAACACAAAACGGATGATGACAGAAAAAGGTGGCATTATCGGAGGAAATGGTTTTTATTCTGGAATCTGGACATTATGTGCAGTCAAAACTGTGGTTCATCTCTTCCATTTTAAAATCGCTAGTCACCAAGTGTACATCAAATTCGAAAAGTTTGTTTTACTTTTAACACCAAAGCCATCAATGAAGTTCCCTGTGCACTTCGGCCACGCAGAAGCTATCATTAGTATCCGCTAATCATGTACAAGCTCTTGCCTTCTTACATACAGAGTTTCTTTTTgaattcctttcattctttcaggGAGTGTTCTCTAGCTTGTTCAATCACTAAAGGCTCCAATTTCTGTGCTTCGCCATCTCCTTTGGGAATAATGAGTCCATAAcctccttcctttcttttgtATACAATATTAATCTCCCCTGAAGCAGCATAGGGAATAAAGTTAGTTACCATGATAAAAAAATGTATTGAAAATAGGagaaaaaccaacaaaaacatGGCAAAGTAAGAAACAAAGCCACACAAAAACACAGAGCTAGACACTAATTGCTCACCAGTTTCTTCATTTCGGAAAGCATAGAAGTCATGATCAACATTTTCGAGTTGTTCAATTGCTTCTGCCACAGTCAACGGAGGCATGTCAAAGTATTTTGTGCGGACAACCTACAAGTCAAATTCACAACATGAGCAAAGCTATCTACCAACAGAAAAACTAGGAGTATTTCAATATGCTTGAAAGGTTTGAATTACTCATAAGTCATAATAGAACATCTATCAAATCTATTTCCACTTCCAAAACAATTCTCATTTGTAAtcctataatatataatatacaatGGCCTAATATTAGGTTTTTCCTCCTGTGTTTTGAACAAGATCGCAAACTTTTTTTTGGAATTCATGAACTCATGTAAATATGCATGCAAAAACCAAATCCAAAATGCAATATTTGAAGGTTGTGTCAAATATCAACTACCAACCTCATCAATTgtttcttcctcctcttttgcAGATATCTCTTCTTCATCCAGTGGTACCGGCTCCACAGGCTCTCTAACCTTCAACCTGTTGAAGCCCTTCATGTGCCGACCATGGTCCGACTCCTTTTCCTTTATCTTCCTCAGCTTCCGTTGGATGATTGAGGACACCAAATCTATACTTCCATATGTACTTTCTGCATCTTCCTCAGCCCTCACCACTCCGTGCCTCTTTGTAAAAATAGTCACCTAATCGATTGGAAACCAAAGAATAATGGAAACATGAATCAATGAATTGAACTGAAAACACATGCTTATATGCACAAGAGAGATCTTCAAGtgactgattttttatttttcttttacttattgTGTACCCAGCACATCATCACCACAACATGTGATGATTCCAAAGTTAAAATATTCTATTTCTACCACTACACTATGCATAATGTTGCAAATCCATATTACCAAAGCAAGCCTTGCCCTATTAAGTGGCTTCAGACATGTGGTTTTGTTGTAaatcataattatattttaaataattcacATCCAATATTACAAAGAATGAAATTATTGGGTGATGTTACCTCACATCTACGAGTCCTGGGTCCTCTCCCAAATTCTCCTCCTCCTCGAATGGATAGCCTAACATCAACTTCCCTAACTAAGTGACTGTGCTTCTGAACGGCCTTCCCCAACTTCTCCTCCACGTGCTGCTTCACCGCATCAGTGAGCTGAGCAAAACAACAAACAGTTCATAGacaattcattttttcttctttttttttttcattttattttattaagtacACCTAGGAACTCAGCATAGATATACCTCTAGATTTTTGCCCTGGATGATCAATTTGACGGAAGATAGTGGTCCATCCCAAGTCATGCGAACGGAGAGGGAACCGCCGCGGGTGGTAGAGGTGGCATTTGCAGCATGCTTGAGAGGGAAGAAAGTTTTGAGCTTTGTTGAGGAACTGTTGAAGTGAGGTCTGGAAAGTAGAGAGAGGGTAGAAGAACGGCCAGAAGAAGGGGACGGGGAAGCACACAGGGTAGCGTGGAAGTATAAAGGCGGGGCGGCCATAGCTGGAATTGAATTGAAGTGAATAATTGGGAAAACGAATTGGGACAATAGATTTTAGCTTTGGGTAGTAGAGTGAGCCAGAGGCACGGACGAAGAGGATGAGACTCCGAAGAGAGTGAGAGTGACAGCAAACAGTATTGGATATTGAAACGGTGTCGTTTCCTTACCGTATTGGATGACGATGAATATTCAGTGTTGTCTTGGTGTCGGACGTGGCCACTCTTTACTTGATTTTATCCATAACTAGGCACAAAATCTAGACGCTATTTTGTCCACTTGCGCTCTCTTTTACGTTATAATTAATGCTGGAGGAACCAGCCAGTTGTAGAGTAGTAATGTAGTAAATGCTCGTCAATCTTTTGGTTTGCACCATGGTATCCATCCTACTggaaatttaataactaatttttcgAGTAGTGCAGAGACACATAAAGTAGACGACTTTTTAAGTaagcaaattttatttttattttttaatgagtaTCAAACCCAAAAGAAATAATTAAGAGACACAAATTTTTATCTATCTGTATCAACTTGGGTTAGTCTAGTCAATCTTTTGCTTATGCTTATTGCATTACATTAGATTTGCGACTCAGTGGCTGTTAAAATTATTTAGCGCGAGATTGTTGAATCGATGAATGAATTCGCCCCAACCTGTTACTTTGATGCGTTGCTCTCAACTATTTTTTTGATATcattaaattgttaaaaaaaatttatcaaaaagatttttttagtgtatttaacaaaattttagtaataaaaataaaagtattaattttttttaatttataatttattttttttaaagaattatttatttttaaataatatatttatcgtattcaaatataattattaaataaaaaatatttttatataaaatatctaaatataaaattatttttatttttttaatttttttaaactactAAAAACCTTAACTTTAATTATGCAACTTACTATTGTATTGGTTTACTACTTTTGGTCTCTACTAGTTTAGAATATTTATAAGTGTTACATCCGTAATAAACTTTTTATGATTTAAGTAAGGattttgttaatatatattttttaaaaaatatataaaaaagtaatGTGTGATTATGTATGGAATGATATCatcaaaaataaaagttttaatataattttataaaaactgttactaaaaattactaaaaagatattttttatttttaatgtattaaatatatttaaaattttaaaaaatatattatattttaaaaaaatatttttaaaatacaaaatagctaaatcttttaattaaaactattttttaaaagtataataaGGTTCTTTTTACCTTAACATATTATTCATACCTTGACCCAACGCTACGGCCCAGGACCAAACGAAAGGCCCAATCTAAAGGATTGAACCTCACCTTACGCCGACCTCTAACCTACTAAGTCGGTGCTTGCCACGacctgctctaaagaagtcgggaacgaagattagctggcagataaacacttattcaaatgagtaactgcccctaaaatctctctacccatttccaggagccatatcccaacttccctaagataaaaggGATGGTTATTCCTCCTTAaatggtggaactactccaacggtggttatgggttcaccactataaataccctgacatccctcaggtatcactaagcccaatactctctagacctgcttattcccttgctaacttaggcatcggagtgtctttgcaggtaccaccccccgctcattcatactcacaagtcggacggaggcccgaGGACGTGATTCTCTTCGAAGGCTTTCCCTTTTTGGCGATTGGGCCAACCCAGCAAGTCCAGCCCAGTAATCTCTGGtcacccatcgtaacattggcgccgttgccggggacccgagagatcaaccagtgatggcggacaaTTCACCCGAAGATGGTCATACAGCGTCTGATTCCGAACAAGAAAACCTAGACACCGGAAACAACGACGCGGACCTAACTCTTCATCAGGGAACCAACGACCAACAAAGAGAAGGCACCTCCGGGTTGAAAAACCCGAAGGTAAACTCCTCAGAGGGACGCGAATCAGGGAAAGAAGGACCACCCCATGCCGCCGAGCTAATGGGGTTGGTCCATGGCCACCAAGGTCGTCTGGAACAACTGGAACAGGAGTTAGAGCGACAACGAGAGACGGACCGAAATCTCAGAGAAGAAAtagagcgacgaaaagagttagaggaAAAACTCTTTAGGCTAGAATCTTCCCTTAGAAGTCGGAACTCCCGTAACGACCGAGAGGAATCGCCCCTGGGGGGAGAGGATCCATTCtctgaggacataatgagggaaaaagttccaagaaactttAAAAGTCCTGACATgaacctctatgacggaaccacggatccgaagcatcatttaagcaatttcaaaagtcggatgtatctggctgatgcttctgatgcaactcgctgcaaagctttcccgaccaccctatcgaaagcggcgatgaagtggtttgacagcctc is a window encoding:
- the LOC112783117 gene encoding uncharacterized protein: MTKTNQKCSNGGGSGSTWNWVDPEVLNTKSDINIANLTPTKLLQPNHASVSFGHCTDLDRVCYGSGEEEQERFFFVYKALFTDLMLPLPFSDFHMSILNKIDAAPTQLHPHGWVFVRCFELLCQFHKLTPTVPTFFYFFQLVEKKKGAWLHIHARPGSHKLLSLDLRCFRFKNNFFKVKGSDGGSSVPFFMDQNKNPKFPLFWSEFVKFPDSPVFWSLSDSEKALVTKFQKLKAPFSCSSLINAEESESEEEEEEAEEVKKKPKRKEEVLTRERAAEKMKKKQKVSVENSAAPLTPPPLFHEQNIVADIDMQHLQDFEGEGRVLSLWDSRFDFDHHIRHHLLSSPDQDKLHHTGHAEVGRFVKANALRIAAATEFLVEELEKKERQLCRVVTKLEKAEREVAKCLGELERVKKESEYTELCLMREWKKSVRVSFQNAVDQVQLGFPKLNMDSIMLDPFKVVEGDKLVDMKSRRQDGVFAVSSVL
- the LOC112783118 gene encoding ribosome-binding factor PSRP1, chloroplastic; this translates as MAAPPLYFHATLCASPSPSSGRSSTLSLLSRPHFNSSSTKLKTFFPLKHAANATSTTRGGSLSVRMTWDGPLSSVKLIIQGKNLELTDAVKQHVEEKLGKAVQKHSHLVREVDVRLSIRGGGEFGRGPRTRRCEVTIFTKRHGVVRAEEDAESTYGSIDLVSSIIQRKLRKIKEKESDHGRHMKGFNRLKVREPVEPVPLDEEEISAKEEEETIDEVVRTKYFDMPPLTVAEAIEQLENVDHDFYAFRNEETGEINIVYKRKEGGYGLIIPKGDGEAQKLEPLVIEQAREHSLKE